In one window of Drosophila mauritiana strain mau12 chromosome X, ASM438214v1, whole genome shotgun sequence DNA:
- the LOC117146465 gene encoding uncharacterized protein LOC117146465: MAHSKVILKILFSLCVWSFVIIGLFKMHGTNLVPQEYQQVPLNGRILLQKDIRYAETTSTTTDHFDPSEILVDNRTAMDDDQLVRDVESRIPSLPIAYWSKNKNFLQQKSSTCAKYPSIFELEFNNIYWQTLRTSNGTFQLFGAYYDIRRTSLLGPTVRILGMIDRIEPKVKTYCQFWFDGQKEPFIVKTFEYKYIWYNKWGNYKQGIYQPYLIACQIPKPFHGVVPSSVSMVEKECDTATNNLRVIYNRPPDDQKKGFAVCVKGLDFLYDDLSVRLIEWIEMLNILGADKIYFYNLQVHPNITKVLNHYEQEGKVQVIPLTLPGGQPNVPGFQHLYLTKKTNHKRQNEVIPYNDCLYKNLYLYDYIALLDIDEVIMPKGGAVLWSELMDKVRPESRKIKPDGFHSYNFRNVYFLDDQQHEHGWHKDIPKYMHMLQHVHRAKNYTKPNQYVKCFHDPERVLTLHNHFPLSCLGGVCKSYPVDTKDAQLQHYRADCVKTLKKSCEEYREHSVEDKTIWKYKDELIRRTIKALDTLGFFRRQGLNSASGSGSSSSGLGGGTTTHSTER, encoded by the exons ATGGCTCACTCTAAGGTGATCCTAAAGATCCTGTTTTCGCTGTGCGTCTGGTCCTTCGTCATCATAGGACTGTTCAAGATGCACGGTACGAATCTGGTGCCGCAGGAGTACCAGCAGGTGCCACTCAACGGACGCATCCTGCTGCAGAAAGACATTCGCTATGCGGAGACCACCTCCACGACCACGGATCACTTCGATCCCAGCGAGATACTGGTGGACAATCGAACAG CCATGGACGACGACCAGTTGGTCCGAGACGTGGAGTCCCGCATCCCCTCTCTGCCGATCGCCTATTGGAGCAAGAATAAGAACTTCCTGCAGCAGAAGTCGTCGACCTGCGCGAAGTACCCCTCCATTTTCGAGCTGGAGTTCAACAACATCTACTGGCAGACGCTGCGCACGTCGAATGGAACGTTCCAGCTTTTTGGGGCTTATTACGACATCCGCCGCACCTCGTTGCTGGGGCCCACTGTGCGGATCCTTGGAATGATCGATAGGATTGAGCCGAAGGTGAAGACCTACTGCCAGTTCTGGTTTGACGGCCAAAAGGAGCCGTTCATCGTAAAAACGTTTGAGTACAAGTATATCTGGTACAACAAGTGGGGCAACTACAAGCAGGGCATCTACCAGCCCTATCTGATCGCCTGCCAGATTCCCAAGCCCTTCCACGGCGTGGTGCCCAGCTCCGTGTCGATGGTGGAGAAGGAGTGCGATACGGCCACAAACAATCTGCGGGTCATCTACAACCGACCGCCGGATGACCAGAAGAAGGGATTTGCTGTGTGCGTCAAGGGATTGGACTTCCTCTACGACGACCTGAGTGTACGGCTGATCGAGTGGATCGAAATGCTCAATATCCTTGGGGCAGACAAAATCTACTTCTACAATCTTCAG GTCCATCCCAACATCACCAAAGTGCTCAATCACTACGAACAGGAGGGCAAGGTCCAAGTGATCCCGCTGACACTGCCCGGTGGCCAGCCAAATGTGCCCGGATTCCAGCACCTTTACCTAACTAAAAAGACGAACCACAAGCGCCAAAACGAGGTTATTCCGTACAACGACTGCCTGTACAAAAATCTCTATCTGTACGACTACATCGCACTGCTGGACATTGACGAGGTGATCATGCCCAAGGGCGGAGCGGTTTTATGGTCCGAGTTGATGGACAAAGTGCGTCCAGAGTCGCGCAAAATCAAGCCGGACGGATTCCACAGCTACAACTTCCGCAACGTGTACTTCTTGGACGACCAGCAGCACGAACACGGCTGGCACAAGGACATACCCAAGTACATGCACATGCTGCAGCACGTCCATCGAGCTAAGAACTACACCAAGCCGAATCAGTATGTGAAATGCTTCCACGATCCGGAGCGCGTGCTCACCCTCCACAATCACTTTCCACTGAGCTGCCTGGGCGGCGTCTGCAAGTCGTATCCTGTGGACACCAAGGACGCCCAGCTGCAGCACTATCGGGCGGACTGCGTAAAGACGCTGAAGAAGAGCTGTGAGGAGTACCGGGAGCACTCAGTCGAGGACAAAACCATTTGGAAATACAAGGACGAGCTAATCCGACGCACTATTAAGGCACTGGACACCCTTGGCTTCTTCCGCCGCCAGGGTTTGAATTCCGCTTCCGGTTCggggagcagcagcagcggatTGGGCGGTGggaccaccacccactccacgGAGCGGTGA